One genomic region from Epinephelus fuscoguttatus linkage group LG8, E.fuscoguttatus.final_Chr_v1 encodes:
- the dnajc28 gene encoding dnaJ homolog subfamily C member 28 isoform X2 — protein MAESWRSVTEMSCTFHPLVSRSGFSHGRFVLVPSLFLRALSSMPQISRSLQESYRLLQLPDKGHSSPAQVKEAYLCLAKLYHPDSGAPTADAVLFAQVEQAYRAVLAHQSKTKQPDRGQEVESEDRSRGTALPHRHYLSYEGVGSGPPSQRERQYRQIRVDRASEQVLNYRQREHERAAAAEGALVERDMRQRSRQIKITQAVERLVEDLIQESMARGDFRNLSGAGKPLNKFEHNPYADPMTHNLNRILIDNGYQPPWVVTQRDIRETAAQIRNRLLGGRARLGDPMTPEEHSQWEQLCASVQEELVKLNKMVDNYNLIVPMLNMQMVHFSLSREIDRAVKGARQHRLDQQREREKERERRKEEKKRANTVIKRKNSKQGLMSWMKNLLKSKQ, from the exons ATGGCTGAAAGTTGGAG GAGTGTGACAGAAATGAGTTGCACTTTCCATCCCCTGGTTTCTCGCAGCGGATTCTCCCATGGCCGCTTTGTGCTTGTCCCGTCCCTGTTTCTCAGAGCTCTCAGCTCCATGCCCCAGATCAGCCGAAGCCTGCAAGAGAGCTACAGGCTTCTACAACTGCCTGACAAGGGACACAGCAGTCCTGCACAGGTGAAAGAGGCCTACTTGTGCCTAGCCAAACTCTACCATCCAGATTCTGGGGCTCCAACAGCAGATGCAGTTCTGTTTGCTCAGGTTGAGCAGGCCTACCGTGCTGTGCTGGCACATCAGAGCAAGACCAAGCAACCCGATAGAGGACAGGAAGTGGAAAGTGAGGATAGGTCCAGAGGTACAGCACTTCCACACAGACACTACCTCAGTTACGAGGGAGTGGGCTCAGGCCCACCCAGCCAACGTGAGCGTCAGTACCGGCAGATCCGTGTCGACAGGGCATCTGAGCAAGTTTTGAACTACAGGCAGAGGGAGCATGAGAGGGCAGCCGCTGCAGAGGGGGCACTGGTGGAACGGGACATGCGTCAGCGCAGCCGACAGATCAAGATCACCCAGGCTGTGGAGCGGCTTGTGGAGGACCTGATCCAGGAGTCCATGGCCCGAGGAGACTTCAGGAACCTGAGTGGAGCTGGAAAGCCACTCAACAAGTTTGAGCACAATCCATACGCTGATCCCATGACCCACAACCTCAACCGCATCCTCATAGACAATGGTTACCAGCCACCCTGGGTCGTCACACAACGCGACATCCGAGAGACCGCTGCTCAGATCCGAAATAGGTTGCTCGGGGGCAGGGCCAGGCTTGGCGACCCCATGACCCCCGAGGAGCACAGCCAATGGGAGCAGCTGTGCGCATCTGTACAGGAGGAGCTGGTGAAACTTAACAAAATGGTGGACAATTACAACCTCATTGTACCAATGCTCAACATGCAAATGGTTCACTTCAGTTTGTCACGAGAGATTGACCGCGCTGTGAAAGGAGCCCGCCAACACAGACTGGaccagcagagagagagggagaaggagagagagaggaggaaggaggagaaaaaaagagccaACACTGTAATTAAGCGTAAAAATTCCAAACAAGGCCTGATGTCTTGGATGAAGAATTTACTGAaatcaaaacagtaa
- the dnajc28 gene encoding dnaJ homolog subfamily C member 28 isoform X1, protein MQNVNQSEMNIQPQQCVKKTTRSVTEMSCTFHPLVSRSGFSHGRFVLVPSLFLRALSSMPQISRSLQESYRLLQLPDKGHSSPAQVKEAYLCLAKLYHPDSGAPTADAVLFAQVEQAYRAVLAHQSKTKQPDRGQEVESEDRSRGTALPHRHYLSYEGVGSGPPSQRERQYRQIRVDRASEQVLNYRQREHERAAAAEGALVERDMRQRSRQIKITQAVERLVEDLIQESMARGDFRNLSGAGKPLNKFEHNPYADPMTHNLNRILIDNGYQPPWVVTQRDIRETAAQIRNRLLGGRARLGDPMTPEEHSQWEQLCASVQEELVKLNKMVDNYNLIVPMLNMQMVHFSLSREIDRAVKGARQHRLDQQREREKERERRKEEKKRANTVIKRKNSKQGLMSWMKNLLKSKQ, encoded by the exons ATGCAGAATGTAAATCAGTCAGAGATGAATATACAGCCGCAACAGTGTGTAAAGAAAACGACAAG GAGTGTGACAGAAATGAGTTGCACTTTCCATCCCCTGGTTTCTCGCAGCGGATTCTCCCATGGCCGCTTTGTGCTTGTCCCGTCCCTGTTTCTCAGAGCTCTCAGCTCCATGCCCCAGATCAGCCGAAGCCTGCAAGAGAGCTACAGGCTTCTACAACTGCCTGACAAGGGACACAGCAGTCCTGCACAGGTGAAAGAGGCCTACTTGTGCCTAGCCAAACTCTACCATCCAGATTCTGGGGCTCCAACAGCAGATGCAGTTCTGTTTGCTCAGGTTGAGCAGGCCTACCGTGCTGTGCTGGCACATCAGAGCAAGACCAAGCAACCCGATAGAGGACAGGAAGTGGAAAGTGAGGATAGGTCCAGAGGTACAGCACTTCCACACAGACACTACCTCAGTTACGAGGGAGTGGGCTCAGGCCCACCCAGCCAACGTGAGCGTCAGTACCGGCAGATCCGTGTCGACAGGGCATCTGAGCAAGTTTTGAACTACAGGCAGAGGGAGCATGAGAGGGCAGCCGCTGCAGAGGGGGCACTGGTGGAACGGGACATGCGTCAGCGCAGCCGACAGATCAAGATCACCCAGGCTGTGGAGCGGCTTGTGGAGGACCTGATCCAGGAGTCCATGGCCCGAGGAGACTTCAGGAACCTGAGTGGAGCTGGAAAGCCACTCAACAAGTTTGAGCACAATCCATACGCTGATCCCATGACCCACAACCTCAACCGCATCCTCATAGACAATGGTTACCAGCCACCCTGGGTCGTCACACAACGCGACATCCGAGAGACCGCTGCTCAGATCCGAAATAGGTTGCTCGGGGGCAGGGCCAGGCTTGGCGACCCCATGACCCCCGAGGAGCACAGCCAATGGGAGCAGCTGTGCGCATCTGTACAGGAGGAGCTGGTGAAACTTAACAAAATGGTGGACAATTACAACCTCATTGTACCAATGCTCAACATGCAAATGGTTCACTTCAGTTTGTCACGAGAGATTGACCGCGCTGTGAAAGGAGCCCGCCAACACAGACTGGaccagcagagagagagggagaaggagagagagaggaggaaggaggagaaaaaaagagccaACACTGTAATTAAGCGTAAAAATTCCAAACAAGGCCTGATGTCTTGGATGAAGAATTTACTGAaatcaaaacagtaa
- the dnajc28 gene encoding dnaJ homolog subfamily C member 28 isoform X3 gives MSCTFHPLVSRSGFSHGRFVLVPSLFLRALSSMPQISRSLQESYRLLQLPDKGHSSPAQVKEAYLCLAKLYHPDSGAPTADAVLFAQVEQAYRAVLAHQSKTKQPDRGQEVESEDRSRGTALPHRHYLSYEGVGSGPPSQRERQYRQIRVDRASEQVLNYRQREHERAAAAEGALVERDMRQRSRQIKITQAVERLVEDLIQESMARGDFRNLSGAGKPLNKFEHNPYADPMTHNLNRILIDNGYQPPWVVTQRDIRETAAQIRNRLLGGRARLGDPMTPEEHSQWEQLCASVQEELVKLNKMVDNYNLIVPMLNMQMVHFSLSREIDRAVKGARQHRLDQQREREKERERRKEEKKRANTVIKRKNSKQGLMSWMKNLLKSKQ, from the coding sequence ATGAGTTGCACTTTCCATCCCCTGGTTTCTCGCAGCGGATTCTCCCATGGCCGCTTTGTGCTTGTCCCGTCCCTGTTTCTCAGAGCTCTCAGCTCCATGCCCCAGATCAGCCGAAGCCTGCAAGAGAGCTACAGGCTTCTACAACTGCCTGACAAGGGACACAGCAGTCCTGCACAGGTGAAAGAGGCCTACTTGTGCCTAGCCAAACTCTACCATCCAGATTCTGGGGCTCCAACAGCAGATGCAGTTCTGTTTGCTCAGGTTGAGCAGGCCTACCGTGCTGTGCTGGCACATCAGAGCAAGACCAAGCAACCCGATAGAGGACAGGAAGTGGAAAGTGAGGATAGGTCCAGAGGTACAGCACTTCCACACAGACACTACCTCAGTTACGAGGGAGTGGGCTCAGGCCCACCCAGCCAACGTGAGCGTCAGTACCGGCAGATCCGTGTCGACAGGGCATCTGAGCAAGTTTTGAACTACAGGCAGAGGGAGCATGAGAGGGCAGCCGCTGCAGAGGGGGCACTGGTGGAACGGGACATGCGTCAGCGCAGCCGACAGATCAAGATCACCCAGGCTGTGGAGCGGCTTGTGGAGGACCTGATCCAGGAGTCCATGGCCCGAGGAGACTTCAGGAACCTGAGTGGAGCTGGAAAGCCACTCAACAAGTTTGAGCACAATCCATACGCTGATCCCATGACCCACAACCTCAACCGCATCCTCATAGACAATGGTTACCAGCCACCCTGGGTCGTCACACAACGCGACATCCGAGAGACCGCTGCTCAGATCCGAAATAGGTTGCTCGGGGGCAGGGCCAGGCTTGGCGACCCCATGACCCCCGAGGAGCACAGCCAATGGGAGCAGCTGTGCGCATCTGTACAGGAGGAGCTGGTGAAACTTAACAAAATGGTGGACAATTACAACCTCATTGTACCAATGCTCAACATGCAAATGGTTCACTTCAGTTTGTCACGAGAGATTGACCGCGCTGTGAAAGGAGCCCGCCAACACAGACTGGaccagcagagagagagggagaaggagagagagaggaggaaggaggagaaaaaaagagccaACACTGTAATTAAGCGTAAAAATTCCAAACAAGGCCTGATGTCTTGGATGAAGAATTTACTGAaatcaaaacagtaa
- the LOC125893031 gene encoding potassium voltage-gated channel subfamily E member 1, with translation MPHINTTELQSLLLSFLQRCLNSTSVLSPLIPQNYTTQEAVHHMAGTRAPTQSQGMMYILLVVGMFSFFTFGIMLSYIRSKKLESSQDPYHQYIAHDWTKVMTPSRAVAQALHREAARDGASSKEPIVICNPATLE, from the coding sequence ATGCCACACATCAACACCACTGAGCTGCAGTCGCTCCTGCTCTCCTTCCTCCAGCGCTGCCTTAACAGCACAAGTGTACTGTCTCCACTGATACCTCAGAACTACACTACCCAGGAGGCTGTGCACCACATGGCTGGAACCAGAGCCCCCACTCAGTCTCAGGGCATGATGTATATCCTCCTGGTGGTTGGCATGTTCAGCTTCTTCACATTTGGCATCATGCTCAGCTACATTCGTTCCAAGAAGCTGGAGAGCTCTCAGGATCCATATCACCAGTACATTGCCCACGACTGGACCAAGGTGATGACTCCGTCCAGGGCCGTCGCTCAGGCGCTGCACAGGGAAGCTGCACGGGACGGAGCCAGCAGCAAGGAGCCCATCGTCATCTGCAACCCTGCGACACTGGAGTAG
- the si:ch211-225p5.8 gene encoding sodium channel subunit beta-1, which translates to MICNLSLLVVFSLFVSQCHGGCSEVDSLTEAVAGEGFLLGCISCKKREEVSARATVDWHFKPLGEEEFSHIFHYDHPSANILQEDFSNRLEWHGTLNSDIQTGSIYINDVVFNDTGTYRCTIHRTLFLPQYDEHVTVEKEVELSVVAVANRELTAVISEIMMYVLIVVLQLWLIVVLVYCYNKISEEHEAREARKALKAQTQPLESKDNCDGVQLE; encoded by the exons ATGATATGCAACTTGTCTCTCTTAGTTGTCTTCAGTCTTTTTG TGTCTCAGTGCCACGGTGGCTGTTCGGAGGTGGACTCCCTGACTGAAGCCGTGGCTGGAGAAGGATTCCTGCTGGGCTGCATCTCCTGTaagaaaagagaggaggtgTCTGCCCGAGCTACTGTAGACTGGCACTTTAAACCGCTGGGAGAGGAGGAGTTCAGTCAT ATTTTCCACTATGACCATCCCAGTGCTAATATTCTCCAAGAAGATTTCAGCAACCGTCTGGAGTGGCATGGGACACTAAACAGTGATATTCAGACAGGATCCATTTACATTAATGACGTCGTCTTCAATGACACAGGGACGTACCGCTGCACCATCCACCGCACCCTCTTCCTGCCGCAGTATGATGAGCACGTCACTGTGGAGAAGGAGGTGGAGCTCAGTGTGGTGGCTGTAG CCAATCGGGAGCTGACTGCGGTGATCTCAGAGATCATGATGTATGTGCTGATCGTGGTTCTGCAACTGTGGCTAATTGTGGTTCTGGTCTACTGTTACAACAAGATTTCGGAGGAGCACGAAGCTCGGGAGGCCCGTAAAGCTCTCAAGGCTCAGACACA GCCGTTAGAATCAAAAGACAACTGTGACGGGGTGCAGCTGGAGTAA